One genomic window of Mucilaginibacter sp. SJ includes the following:
- a CDS encoding anthranilate synthase component I family protein, whose amino-acid sequence MIVQVNDLPGFRKKALRWATTFDTLCYLDSNGFNDPYSKFDTLIAVGARAELTADAGNAFDQLDEFRKNNPGWMTGFLGYDLKNEIEALTSTNHDGLKFPDLYFFVPQHLILIKGNEAEIISDTPEFVLTAINEQDLRPSARQTAINLKSRFSRQEYIDTVNKIKEHISRGDIYVTNFCQEFFAEDVSLDPLGVFTKLNEVSPNPFSTFFKWNGNYILGASPERFLAKRGSKLISQPIKGTAKRLDDIEADKQAKQTLRSHPKELQENVMVVDLVRNDLTRSAKPGTVKTKELFGIYSFTQVHQMISTVVCEMQDGLSNVQAIKNTFPMGSMTGAPKLSSMQLMEQYERSKRGVYSGAIGYFSPDDDFDFNVVIRSLLYNSSNKYLSFHAGGAITYHAIAENEYEECLLKAAAVMEVLGRELT is encoded by the coding sequence GTGATAGTACAGGTTAATGATCTGCCGGGATTCAGAAAGAAGGCGTTGCGATGGGCCACAACTTTTGATACGCTGTGTTACCTTGATTCGAACGGATTTAATGATCCCTACTCCAAATTTGATACGCTGATAGCGGTTGGCGCCCGTGCCGAACTTACTGCAGATGCAGGTAACGCTTTTGATCAGCTTGATGAGTTCAGGAAAAATAATCCCGGCTGGATGACAGGTTTCCTGGGATATGACCTTAAAAATGAAATTGAAGCGCTTACATCAACTAATCACGACGGCTTAAAGTTTCCTGATCTGTATTTCTTTGTTCCTCAACATCTTATTTTGATAAAGGGAAACGAAGCTGAGATTATTTCAGATACGCCGGAATTCGTCCTTACAGCAATAAACGAACAGGATCTACGCCCGTCCGCTCGGCAAACAGCCATCAATTTAAAGTCCCGCTTTAGCAGGCAGGAATACATCGACACGGTAAATAAAATAAAAGAGCATATTTCCCGCGGCGATATTTATGTCACTAACTTTTGCCAGGAATTTTTTGCAGAGGATGTAAGTCTCGATCCGCTGGGTGTTTTTACAAAGCTTAATGAGGTTTCGCCCAACCCGTTCTCTACTTTTTTTAAATGGAATGGGAATTATATTCTCGGCGCCTCGCCCGAGCGATTTTTGGCTAAGAGAGGAAGTAAACTGATATCGCAACCTATAAAAGGAACAGCAAAAAGGTTAGATGATATTGAAGCCGACAAGCAAGCAAAACAAACCCTGCGCAGCCACCCCAAAGAGTTACAGGAAAACGTAATGGTGGTTGACCTTGTGCGCAATGACCTTACCCGCTCGGCCAAACCAGGCACCGTAAAAACCAAAGAGCTTTTCGGTATTTACAGCTTTACGCAGGTGCACCAAATGATCTCTACGGTGGTTTGCGAAATGCAGGACGGCCTTTCAAACGTACAGGCCATCAAAAATACTTTCCCGATGGGCAGTATGACTGGTGCGCCCAAGCTTAGCAGCATGCAACTGATGGAACAATACGAACGCAGTAAGCGCGGCGTATACTCAGGCGCTATAGGCTATTTCAGCCCCGATGATGATTTTGATTTTAACGTAGTGATCCGTTCATTGCTTTATAATTCCTCCAATAAATACCTTTCGTTCCATGCTGGTGGGGCAATTACTTACCACGCCATCGCCGAAAATGAATACGAAGAATGTTTGTTAAAAGCTGCTGCGGTGATGGAGGTTTTGGGTCGGGAATTGACTTGA
- a CDS encoding M1 family metallopeptidase, translating to MLIPLQKIKLIIVSLCLLATDISSAQTKYRPSDLFPAQPLLPPGNSYRTATGEPGPAYWQNKADYVIDVALDDKTKVITGTATITYTNNSPKALSELWLQLEQNVFKKDSRGIQSKLFLYQDPEKTTPDGGYRVEGVQLAGNKAGNIKYHIYDTRMQLELAQPLLSGQSISFSIRYRYNFPVNYKNADFLVNRTDILPTKNGNIYAVAQWYPRMCVLDDVEGWNTLPYLGNGEFYLEYGNFRVNITVPSGLVVEGSGDLLNPEEVLTPTALKRWQLAKESDTPMQIRTAEEVTDPSSRPVKSTCTWKFKLDNARDFAWTASRSFVWEALSFKLADGRRVMGSSLYPVESEKQNSWKRSSEYIKFTLQHFSEKWFPYPYNKAVNVASNLDGMEYPGMVFCSAKDTGNMYFAVVNHELGHTWFPMVVGSNERKYAWMDEGFNMFIDKIATKAFNKGEFIGYVEIDSPLDSLFAEKLLPIVTRPDALPGNQVYPLQYQKVAYSLALLRNQILGPERFDRAFRKYIRDWAYKHPTPWDFFRSMDSSAGEDLTWFWKSMFLENYRLDQKIVKVESKAGSQPIITVENMDKAAMPLVVEINYADGSTEHREFPVEIWEYSSVYTFTGDKKAAVAKVVIDPEKIYPDVDRSNNGYEVKK from the coding sequence ATGTTAATACCCCTACAAAAAATAAAGCTAATTATCGTTTCCCTGTGTTTATTAGCAACCGATATCTCTTCAGCCCAAACTAAGTATCGTCCTTCAGATTTATTCCCGGCACAACCCTTATTACCTCCGGGTAACTCATATCGCACAGCCACCGGCGAACCGGGCCCTGCTTATTGGCAAAACAAGGCCGATTATGTAATTGATGTAGCGCTTGATGATAAAACAAAAGTCATAACAGGCACAGCCACTATTACTTATACCAATAATAGCCCCAAAGCCCTTTCGGAGTTGTGGCTGCAGTTGGAGCAGAATGTTTTCAAGAAAGATTCGAGAGGTATCCAATCCAAATTATTTCTTTACCAGGATCCGGAAAAAACTACTCCCGACGGCGGATACCGGGTAGAAGGTGTGCAGCTTGCCGGAAATAAAGCTGGAAATATTAAATACCATATTTACGATACACGCATGCAACTGGAGCTGGCACAGCCGCTGTTAAGCGGGCAGTCCATCAGTTTTAGTATCCGTTACCGGTACAACTTCCCGGTAAATTATAAAAATGCCGATTTCCTGGTTAACCGTACCGATATTCTCCCTACAAAGAACGGCAATATTTATGCTGTCGCACAATGGTACCCCAGGATGTGTGTGTTAGATGATGTAGAAGGATGGAACACGCTGCCTTATTTGGGGAATGGTGAGTTTTACCTCGAGTATGGCAATTTCAGGGTTAATATCACAGTTCCTTCAGGCCTCGTTGTTGAAGGCTCGGGCGATCTGTTAAACCCTGAAGAGGTATTAACCCCAACCGCGTTAAAACGCTGGCAACTGGCAAAAGAAAGCGATACACCAATGCAGATCAGGACTGCGGAAGAGGTAACTGACCCTTCATCAAGGCCTGTAAAATCTACCTGTACATGGAAATTTAAACTGGATAATGCAAGGGATTTTGCCTGGACGGCCTCCCGGTCGTTTGTTTGGGAGGCTTTGAGTTTTAAGCTTGCCGATGGGAGACGGGTAATGGGCAGTTCGTTGTATCCTGTTGAGTCGGAGAAGCAAAACAGCTGGAAACGCTCGTCGGAGTATATCAAATTTACTTTGCAGCATTTTTCAGAAAAATGGTTCCCTTATCCTTACAACAAAGCCGTTAACGTAGCCTCGAATTTGGATGGTATGGAATACCCCGGTATGGTTTTTTGTTCGGCAAAAGATACCGGCAATATGTATTTTGCTGTAGTAAACCACGAGTTAGGCCATACCTGGTTCCCGATGGTAGTGGGCAGCAACGAGCGTAAATATGCCTGGATGGATGAAGGGTTTAATATGTTCATCGATAAAATAGCTACCAAAGCTTTTAATAAAGGTGAGTTTATAGGTTATGTAGAGATCGATAGTCCGCTTGATTCCCTGTTTGCAGAAAAGCTATTGCCTATTGTAACCCGCCCTGATGCTTTACCCGGTAACCAGGTATATCCGCTGCAATACCAAAAAGTAGCTTATTCCTTAGCACTTTTGCGTAATCAGATTTTAGGCCCGGAGCGTTTTGACCGCGCTTTCAGAAAATATATTCGTGACTGGGCTTATAAACACCCAACTCCCTGGGACTTTTTTAGGAGTATGGATAGCTCGGCAGGCGAAGACCTAACCTGGTTTTGGAAATCTATGTTTCTCGAAAATTATCGGCTTGATCAAAAAATTGTTAAAGTAGAAAGTAAGGCGGGTTCCCAACCTATTATTACAGTCGAAAATATGGACAAAGCAGCCATGCCTTTGGTGGTTGAAATAAACTACGCTGATGGCTCAACAGAGCATCGTGAATTCCCGGTAGAGATTTGGGAATATAGCAGCGTTTATACTTTTACCGGCGATAAAAAAGCGGCTGTCGCCAAAGTAGTTATCGATCCTGAAAAGATCTACCCGGATGTGGATAGGAGCAATAATGGTTATGAGGTAAAGAAGTAG
- the fmt gene encoding methionyl-tRNA formyltransferase produces MRIIFMGTPQFAVASLDALIKAGSDIVAVVTAPDKPAGRGQKVSESAVKQYAVANSLKVLQPEKLKNESFIAELKALKADLQVVVAFRMLPEAVWNMPAKGTINLHASLLPQYRGAAPINWALINGEKESGVTTFFLKHDIDTGNILFTEKITLTGHEDAGELHDRLMNKGAGLLVKTVKAVESGRYNEHPQVQLAEGTELKHAPKIFKDDCRIDWIQPALSIYNKIRGLSPVPTAYTELNGKSLKVYASEYQLSEPAIQPGGFLTDNKTYLKFAAKDGFVLLKDIQLEGKKRMGIEDFLRGVKL; encoded by the coding sequence ATGAGAATTATATTTATGGGTACCCCCCAGTTTGCCGTTGCCTCGTTAGACGCTTTAATTAAAGCCGGCAGTGATATCGTTGCTGTTGTTACAGCCCCTGATAAACCGGCCGGAAGGGGACAAAAAGTTAGCGAGTCGGCTGTTAAACAATATGCCGTAGCTAACAGCTTAAAAGTACTCCAACCCGAAAAACTTAAGAATGAAAGTTTTATTGCCGAATTGAAAGCGTTGAAAGCCGATCTGCAGGTTGTAGTAGCCTTCAGGATGCTGCCCGAAGCTGTTTGGAACATGCCTGCCAAAGGCACTATAAATTTACACGCCTCATTATTACCTCAATACCGCGGCGCCGCCCCTATTAACTGGGCGCTGATTAACGGCGAAAAGGAAAGCGGCGTAACCACCTTCTTTTTAAAACATGATATTGATACCGGTAACATCCTGTTCACTGAAAAAATAACCCTTACCGGCCATGAAGATGCCGGCGAACTGCATGACCGCCTCATGAACAAAGGCGCAGGGCTGTTGGTTAAAACAGTTAAAGCGGTTGAGAGCGGCCGTTACAACGAACATCCGCAAGTTCAATTGGCTGAGGGGACAGAATTAAAACACGCACCAAAAATTTTTAAGGATGATTGCCGGATTGACTGGATACAGCCAGCTTTGTCGATCTATAACAAAATTCGCGGCCTGAGCCCTGTACCCACCGCGTATACCGAGCTTAACGGCAAAAGCCTAAAAGTTTATGCATCTGAATATCAATTATCAGAACCTGCCATACAACCCGGCGGCTTTTTAACCGACAATAAAACCTATTTAAAATTTGCCGCTAAGGATGGTTTTGTGTTACTAAAAGATATCCAGTTGGAAGGCAAGAAACGTATGGGTATTGAGGACTTTTTGAGGGGCGTGAAGTTGTAA
- a CDS encoding exo-beta-N-acetylmuramidase NamZ family protein, which yields MNKICAFLRFALITVLLANTACSQATDCKSCKTASIPKNKKNSPIIPGADQIPLYINYLKGKNIGMVINQTSVIGKNLTASVDSLVHLGVNVKKIFGPEHGFRGNASNGATVGDTKDPKTGLPVISLYGNKHYKPTPADLKGIDLMIFDIQDVGVRFYTYISTLHYLMEACAENNVELMIFDRPNPNGYLIDGPILDTVNRSFVGMHPIPIAHGMTIGEYAQMINGEGWLKNGVKCKLKIIKVANYKHNLPYTLPINPSPNLNTPISILLYPSTCLFEGTTFSLGRGTLFPFAVLGHPALKGKYSFSFTPKSIPGMSENPPQKDQECFGINLQNIPPTDITGAGVINLKWLLELYNAFPDKDHFFNAYFIKLTGTAELRKQIETGKTEEEIRAGWQPGLTKFKATRKKYLLYE from the coding sequence ATGAATAAGATTTGTGCTTTTTTACGATTTGCCCTGATAACAGTTTTACTTGCAAACACGGCATGCAGCCAGGCAACCGATTGTAAAAGCTGCAAGACGGCATCTATCCCAAAAAACAAAAAAAACAGCCCCATTATTCCCGGAGCTGATCAAATTCCGCTGTATATTAACTATCTTAAGGGAAAAAATATAGGGATGGTCATTAATCAAACTTCGGTTATTGGTAAAAATTTAACTGCCAGTGTAGATAGTTTGGTGCATTTAGGAGTAAACGTAAAAAAAATCTTTGGCCCCGAGCATGGTTTCAGGGGCAATGCCAGTAACGGCGCTACCGTTGGCGACACTAAAGATCCTAAAACCGGCTTGCCAGTAATATCGCTGTACGGTAACAAGCATTACAAACCAACTCCGGCCGATTTGAAGGGTATCGACCTCATGATATTTGATATACAGGATGTTGGCGTACGCTTTTACACTTATATTTCAACCCTGCATTACTTAATGGAGGCCTGTGCCGAAAACAATGTAGAGCTGATGATATTTGATCGTCCAAACCCTAACGGTTATTTAATTGACGGCCCTATCCTGGATACGGTTAACCGTTCATTTGTGGGCATGCACCCCATCCCCATCGCCCACGGTATGACTATTGGCGAATATGCTCAAATGATAAATGGCGAAGGCTGGTTAAAAAATGGGGTTAAGTGTAAACTGAAGATCATTAAAGTGGCTAATTACAAGCATAATTTGCCTTATACCTTACCCATAAATCCATCGCCCAACTTAAATACGCCTATATCAATTTTATTATATCCGAGTACCTGCTTATTTGAAGGTACAACATTTAGTTTGGGCAGGGGAACGCTCTTCCCCTTTGCCGTATTGGGGCATCCGGCGTTGAAAGGTAAATACAGTTTTTCGTTTACGCCAAAAAGTATCCCGGGTATGAGCGAGAACCCGCCGCAGAAAGACCAGGAATGTTTTGGCATTAATCTGCAAAATATTCCACCAACTGATATCACAGGTGCAGGTGTTATCAATCTGAAATGGCTCCTGGAGTTATATAACGCCTTCCCCGACAAGGATCATTTCTTTAATGCCTATTTCATAAAGCTTACAGGCACGGCCGAACTAAGGAAACAAATTGAAACCGGCAAAACCGAAGAAGAGATCCGTGCCGGCTGGCAACCTGGACTAACTAAGTTTAAAGCCACACGCAAAAAATACTTACTATACGAATAA
- a CDS encoding ABC transporter permease has protein sequence MRIAIIGIMLGLGVMILSLAIVKGFKHEIRNKVRGFAGDIRVVKFDLNNSYQSSSFSADSEFVRRALKSPFITHVMPVATKPGIVKANNEIEGVVLKGVDKNYDWSYFKKMMVAGDVISFADSVEAQKEIMISQTTADRLKLKVGDKLLMYFVQEPLRKRQFKIKGIFNIGVEEVDKTFVIGALSLINRLNDWKPNEIGQYELRVADFDHINEAAYALETVLPVKLKEYTIEEDYPTIFEWLNLLDVNSIVMLVLMVAVAVINMISALLIMILERTAMIGMLKAMGASNWAIRKIFLINASYLIGLGLLLGNLLGIGLGYFQMYTHFFQLDQASYYMTFVPVEFNIFDIVVLNIGTLIICLLVLIIPSTLVSRISPVKAIQFK, from the coding sequence GTGCGTATTGCAATAATAGGCATTATGCTGGGCCTTGGTGTAATGATACTGTCACTTGCTATCGTTAAAGGGTTTAAACACGAGATCCGCAATAAAGTTCGCGGCTTTGCCGGCGACATCCGTGTGGTTAAGTTCGACCTGAATAACTCTTACCAAAGTTCCTCGTTTTCAGCTGATAGCGAATTCGTTAGGCGTGCGCTCAAAAGCCCGTTTATTACCCATGTAATGCCGGTGGCCACTAAACCGGGCATTGTTAAGGCCAATAATGAAATTGAAGGAGTGGTACTTAAAGGCGTTGATAAAAATTACGACTGGAGCTACTTTAAAAAAATGATGGTTGCCGGTGATGTGATCAGTTTTGCCGACTCGGTTGAAGCACAAAAGGAGATCATGATTTCCCAAACAACGGCCGACAGGCTTAAACTAAAGGTCGGGGATAAGCTGCTGATGTATTTTGTACAGGAGCCGCTTCGTAAACGCCAGTTTAAGATCAAAGGCATTTTCAATATCGGGGTTGAAGAGGTTGATAAAACCTTTGTGATCGGTGCCTTATCGCTCATTAATCGCCTTAACGACTGGAAACCGAACGAGATAGGCCAATACGAACTACGCGTAGCCGATTTTGATCATATCAATGAAGCAGCCTATGCGCTCGAGACTGTTTTGCCGGTAAAATTGAAAGAGTACACCATTGAAGAAGATTATCCTACCATATTTGAATGGCTCAACCTGCTCGATGTTAATTCGATAGTGATGTTGGTACTGATGGTTGCGGTTGCTGTAATCAACATGATATCGGCCCTGCTGATCATGATCCTTGAGCGAACCGCTATGATCGGGATGCTCAAAGCCATGGGCGCATCCAACTGGGCCATCCGCAAAATATTCCTGATCAATGCCAGTTACCTGATAGGATTAGGGCTGCTGCTGGGTAATTTACTGGGTATAGGCCTGGGATATTTCCAGATGTATACTCATTTTTTCCAACTGGACCAGGCTTCGTATTATATGACCTTTGTACCGGTCGAGTTTAATATTTTTGATATTGTTGTCCTCAATATTGGTACACTGATCATTTGCCTGCTGGTGCTTATTATACCATCAACGCTGGTAAGCCGGATCTCACCGGTGAAGGCTATCCAGTTTAAGTAA
- a CDS encoding KilA-N domain-containing protein, translating into MSKIIVNSTEISIVSQNEEDYINITDMVKGEEGSDHIRNWMRNRNTIEYLGIWEASKNVENFKGVEFDRLRKEAGLNSFNMTPKKWNDLTGGVGIYSKAGKRGGTYAHRDIAFHLAMWLSPAFHLALVNEFQRLKKRRSGKTKFRMGL; encoded by the coding sequence ATGAGTAAAATAATAGTTAATAGTACAGAAATTTCGATAGTTTCTCAGAATGAAGAAGACTATATCAATATTACGGATATGGTTAAAGGAGAAGAAGGTTCAGACCACATAAGGAATTGGATGAGAAATAGAAATACTATCGAATATTTAGGTATTTGGGAGGCTTCTAAAAATGTAGAAAATTTTAAAGGTGTCGAATTCGACAGGTTAAGAAAAGAAGCAGGATTAAATAGCTTTAACATGACACCGAAGAAGTGGAATGATTTAACCGGAGGGGTTGGGATATATTCAAAAGCTGGAAAAAGAGGAGGCACATATGCACACCGAGATATAGCATTTCATTTAGCAATGTGGCTTAGCCCTGCGTTTCACTTAGCTTTGGTAAATGAATTTCAAAGACTAAAAAAAAGAAGAAGCGGAAAGACTAAGTTCAGGATGGGATTATAG
- a CDS encoding outer membrane beta-barrel protein, which translates to MKKYILILAPLLISGLQLSAQKLEVTVQANTGLFHFAGKSSTATTQVLQGSTTGDPMNRANNPYGSKNGFSYGGSVQVQTVSKGGFIVGLQGGYELLRSKAEVNKYTPIILNPTEYDIIANDPSFAVTGHVAFQNQSINLNPYVGYRFQLSKVNLDILPGIDIGLILDSRDKGEVKDKEGNVFKVDYKRSKAPTDVRLRLGAAASYGRFGLNASFAHGLTNYMKDMVGDASFNAHSEYFRLGLSYRLL; encoded by the coding sequence ATGAAAAAGTACATCCTTATCCTTGCCCCGCTGTTGATTAGCGGGCTGCAGCTTAGCGCTCAAAAGTTAGAAGTTACTGTACAGGCCAACACCGGTTTATTTCATTTTGCGGGTAAATCATCAACGGCTACCACCCAGGTATTGCAGGGCTCAACCACCGGCGACCCGATGAACCGTGCTAACAACCCATACGGCAGCAAAAACGGCTTTAGCTACGGTGGCAGTGTCCAGGTTCAAACCGTATCAAAAGGTGGATTTATAGTAGGACTGCAGGGTGGTTATGAATTATTGAGAAGCAAAGCCGAGGTTAATAAGTATACCCCCATCATTCTTAATCCAACGGAATACGATATAATAGCCAATGACCCAAGCTTCGCGGTAACCGGCCATGTTGCTTTTCAAAATCAAAGCATTAATCTTAATCCATATGTGGGCTATCGGTTTCAGCTTAGCAAAGTTAATCTGGATATTTTACCGGGGATAGATATAGGCCTGATACTGGATAGCAGGGATAAAGGCGAAGTTAAAGATAAAGAAGGCAACGTGTTTAAAGTTGATTATAAAAGAAGCAAAGCACCTACCGATGTTAGGTTACGCCTCGGCGCTGCAGCCAGTTATGGCCGCTTTGGTTTAAATGCCAGCTTTGCCCATGGCCTGACCAACTATATGAAAGACATGGTAGGCGATGCTTCCTTTAACGCGCATAGTGAATATTTTAGACTGGGATTAAGCTACCGGTTGCTATAA
- a CDS encoding RNA polymerase sigma factor, whose protein sequence is MHPPPRITEEEIVRQCKKGSLKHQELLYKQFYGYAMGISLRYSLNRDDALEAVNDAFIKVFNAIGGYNIDKPFKAWLRTILVNTAIDRRRKDLKFQLNVELENAAPIRSNMGPVDNLNVQDILKLMVELPTIQRTIFNMYEIDGYDHDEIATTLGIPVSSSRVYLSRAKERLRSILRKEAQNHG, encoded by the coding sequence ATGCATCCACCCCCTCGCATTACCGAAGAAGAGATCGTAAGGCAATGCAAAAAAGGCAGCTTAAAACATCAGGAATTGCTATATAAGCAGTTCTATGGCTATGCTATGGGTATAAGTTTGCGTTACAGTTTAAACCGCGATGATGCCCTTGAAGCTGTAAATGACGCTTTTATAAAAGTGTTTAACGCTATTGGCGGCTACAATATCGATAAGCCGTTTAAAGCCTGGCTCCGCACCATTTTGGTTAATACGGCCATTGACCGCCGGCGCAAAGACCTTAAATTCCAGCTTAATGTTGAATTGGAAAATGCTGCCCCCATCAGGAGCAATATGGGGCCGGTTGATAATTTAAACGTACAGGATATTTTAAAACTGATGGTTGAGCTCCCAACTATACAACGAACTATTTTTAACATGTATGAGATAGACGGCTATGACCATGATGAAATAGCCACAACGCTCGGCATCCCGGTAAGCTCATCGCGCGTTTACCTGAGCAGGGCCAAAGAAAGATTAAGAAGTATATTAAGAAAAGAAGCACAAAACCATGGATGA
- the mazG gene encoding nucleoside triphosphate pyrophosphohydrolase, which translates to MPLKAPETAPTASIAFDRLLIIMDDLRANCPWDKKQTLESLRHLTIEETYELSDAILGGDMPEIKKEIGDIMLHLVFYAKIASETNDFTITDVLNSVCDKLINRHPHIYGDIEVQNEEDVKRNWEQIKLKEGNKSVLGGVPASLPALVKASRIQEKARGVGFDWEEKSQVWAKVEEEMQEFKNEFNAEDESTIDHEKAEAEFGDLLFSLINYARFININPENALEKTNKKFIKRFQYLELKAKENGKQLHDMSLAEMDVFWDEAKKL; encoded by the coding sequence AGATTGCTTATTATCATGGATGACCTGCGGGCCAATTGCCCATGGGATAAAAAACAAACGCTTGAAAGCCTGCGCCACCTTACCATTGAAGAAACTTATGAACTAAGTGACGCCATCCTGGGCGGTGATATGCCCGAAATAAAAAAGGAAATCGGCGATATTATGCTGCACCTGGTTTTTTATGCCAAAATAGCTTCCGAAACCAACGACTTTACCATTACCGATGTTTTGAACAGCGTTTGCGATAAGCTGATTAACCGCCACCCGCATATTTACGGTGATATAGAAGTGCAAAACGAAGAAGATGTAAAACGTAACTGGGAACAGATTAAGCTTAAAGAGGGCAACAAATCTGTTTTGGGTGGGGTACCGGCTTCCTTACCTGCGCTGGTAAAAGCATCGCGCATACAGGAAAAAGCACGCGGCGTTGGGTTCGACTGGGAGGAAAAAAGCCAGGTTTGGGCCAAGGTTGAAGAAGAGATGCAGGAGTTTAAAAATGAATTTAACGCGGAAGATGAAAGTACCATCGACCACGAAAAAGCCGAAGCCGAATTTGGCGACCTGCTGTTTTCGCTGATCAATTACGCCCGCTTTATTAATATCAACCCGGAAAACGCCCTCGAAAAAACCAATAAAAAATTCATTAAGCGCTTTCAATACCTGGAGCTTAAAGCGAAGGAAAACGGCAAACAACTGCATGATATGAGCCTGGCCGAAATGGATGTTTTTTGGGACGAGGCAAAAAAACTGTAA